One region of Trinickia violacea genomic DNA includes:
- a CDS encoding PHA/PHB synthase family protein, producing the protein MDTRLKPEPADDRATAEPMPGRLPASPFRSLDHAKEAWIARATGGLSPAALSLAFADWFLHLLAAPGKQMELAALATRNAGQLFEYGQGALLGAGVPPVTQALPGDDRFRAAAWQIEPFQLWQQAFLLTEQWWSAATHGMPGTTRHHEDVVSFGARQWLDVFAPTNFALTNPEVLQRTVATAGINLAQGAQHALEDASRIAAGKPPVGTERFRVGVDLAATPGSVVFRNHLIELIQYRPTTEKVAAEPVLIVPAWIMKYYILDLSPHNSLIRYLVDQGHTVFCISWRNVDEDDRDLGFDDYRNLGVMAALDAISRIVPNQKIHATGYCLGGTLLAVAAAAMANAKDERLASVTLFAAQTDFTEPGELQLFIDDSQVYFLESMMWERGYLGANQMAGSFQLLQSNDLIWSRVVHDYLLGERSPMIDLMAWNADPTRMPYRMHSEYLRKLFLDNDLACARYEVDGHPISLRNIRAPMFVVGTERDHIAPWRSVYKIHYLSDTDVTFVLTSGGHNAGIVSEPGHPHRQFRIKTTAAADMSIGPDEWVAAAEQRDGSWWPAWSEWLHARGAAKRVAPPHIGLPEADTPILADAPGTYVFQK; encoded by the coding sequence ATGGATACTCGCCTGAAACCCGAGCCCGCCGACGATCGTGCGACCGCCGAGCCGATGCCGGGACGCCTGCCCGCCAGTCCGTTCCGTTCGCTCGATCATGCGAAAGAGGCATGGATCGCGCGGGCGACCGGCGGGCTTTCGCCCGCCGCGCTCTCGCTTGCGTTTGCCGATTGGTTCCTTCATTTGCTTGCCGCTCCCGGCAAGCAAATGGAACTCGCGGCGCTTGCCACGCGCAACGCCGGGCAGTTGTTCGAGTACGGGCAAGGTGCGCTGCTTGGCGCCGGCGTGCCGCCGGTCACGCAGGCGCTGCCCGGCGACGACCGTTTCCGCGCGGCTGCCTGGCAAATCGAGCCCTTTCAGTTGTGGCAGCAAGCGTTCCTGCTGACCGAGCAATGGTGGAGTGCCGCGACGCACGGGATGCCGGGCACGACCCGCCATCATGAAGACGTGGTGTCCTTCGGCGCGCGGCAATGGCTCGACGTCTTTGCGCCCACCAACTTCGCGCTGACCAACCCCGAGGTCTTGCAACGCACGGTGGCCACGGCCGGCATCAATCTCGCGCAAGGCGCCCAGCACGCGCTCGAAGACGCCTCGCGCATCGCGGCCGGCAAGCCGCCCGTCGGCACCGAGCGCTTTCGAGTCGGCGTCGACCTCGCCGCCACGCCGGGCAGCGTCGTGTTCCGCAATCACCTGATCGAACTGATCCAATATCGGCCCACGACCGAGAAAGTCGCGGCCGAGCCCGTGCTCATCGTGCCCGCGTGGATCATGAAGTACTACATCCTCGATCTGTCGCCGCACAATTCGCTGATCCGCTATCTGGTCGATCAAGGCCATACCGTCTTTTGCATCTCGTGGCGCAACGTCGACGAAGACGACCGCGATCTCGGCTTCGACGACTATCGCAACCTCGGCGTCATGGCTGCGCTCGATGCGATCTCGCGCATCGTGCCCAACCAGAAGATTCACGCGACCGGTTACTGTCTCGGCGGCACGCTACTCGCCGTGGCCGCGGCCGCGATGGCGAACGCCAAGGACGAGCGGCTCGCCTCGGTGACGCTCTTCGCCGCGCAAACGGATTTCACCGAGCCGGGCGAATTGCAGTTGTTCATCGACGACAGCCAGGTCTATTTTCTCGAGAGCATGATGTGGGAGCGCGGCTATCTCGGCGCGAACCAGATGGCGGGCTCGTTTCAGCTGCTGCAATCGAACGACTTGATCTGGTCTCGCGTCGTGCACGACTACTTGCTCGGCGAACGCTCGCCGATGATCGACCTGATGGCGTGGAACGCCGATCCGACGCGCATGCCCTACCGGATGCACTCGGAGTATCTGCGCAAGCTCTTTCTCGACAACGACCTCGCGTGCGCGCGGTATGAGGTCGACGGCCACCCGATCTCGCTGCGCAATATCCGGGCTCCGATGTTCGTCGTCGGCACGGAACGCGACCACATCGCGCCGTGGCGCTCGGTCTACAAGATCCACTACCTCTCCGATACCGACGTCACCTTCGTGCTGACGAGCGGCGGCCACAACGCGGGCATCGTGAGCGAACCCGGGCATCCGCATCGCCAATTCCGGATCAAGACCACTGCGGCGGCCGACATGAGCATCGGTCCCGACGAGTGGGTCGCGGCCGCCGAGCAGCGGGACGGGTCCTGGTGGCCCGCATGGAGCGAATGGCTCCATGCGCGTGGCGCGGCAAAGCGAGTCGCGCCGCCGCACATCGGCCTGCCCGAGGCGGACACGCCGATCCTCGCCGACGCGCCGGGCACCTATGTCTTCCAAAAGTGA
- a CDS encoding bifunctional enoyl-CoA hydratase/phosphate acetyltransferase, with amino-acid sequence MNDTLLHNRPFDELTIGESASLVRTAGRDDIDLFAAVSGDVNPAHLDAAFAAQDMFGHIIVHGMWTGALISAVLGTQLPGPGTIYLDQTLAFRRPVAPGDTITATVTVKEKQPQKRIVLLDTCCTNQKGETVLCGTATVIAPASPIVWPRMPKPEVAVRHHDRYEAFIRDARIQPALRTAIVHPCSPEAIQAAIEARDENLLDPLLIGPEAKIRAAAEAAGVSLDGIAIEAVEHSHAAAARAVELGAAGKVAALMKGSLHTDELLAAVVAPASGLRTARRISHVYAMDIPAYSKPLVVTDAAINIAPTLEHKRDICQNAIDFLRVMGVDEPHVAALAAVETVNANMPSTLDAAALTVMAARGQITGGLVDGPLAFDNAVSLAAAKTKGIVSPVAGQADILLVPDLEAGNMLAKQLMLFAGADAAGLVLGARLPIILTSRADSLRVRLASAALAKLVAERTSQGAFRS; translated from the coding sequence ATGAACGACACCCTTCTGCACAACCGCCCGTTCGACGAACTGACGATCGGCGAATCGGCTTCGCTCGTGCGCACCGCGGGGCGGGACGACATCGATCTGTTTGCCGCCGTATCCGGCGATGTCAATCCGGCCCACCTCGACGCCGCGTTCGCCGCGCAGGACATGTTCGGGCACATCATCGTGCACGGCATGTGGACCGGCGCGCTGATCTCCGCGGTGCTCGGCACCCAGCTGCCCGGCCCCGGCACGATCTATCTCGATCAGACCCTGGCGTTCCGGCGCCCCGTCGCGCCGGGCGACACGATTACCGCGACCGTAACCGTCAAGGAAAAGCAGCCGCAAAAACGCATCGTGCTGCTCGATACCTGCTGCACGAATCAAAAAGGCGAGACCGTGCTGTGCGGAACCGCAACGGTGATCGCCCCCGCGAGCCCGATCGTCTGGCCGCGCATGCCGAAGCCGGAAGTCGCGGTACGGCATCACGATCGCTACGAGGCGTTCATCCGCGACGCACGCATCCAGCCCGCCCTGCGCACGGCGATCGTGCATCCGTGTTCACCCGAGGCGATCCAGGCTGCCATTGAAGCGCGTGACGAGAACCTCCTCGACCCGCTGCTGATCGGGCCCGAAGCGAAGATTCGCGCGGCTGCCGAAGCCGCCGGAGTCAGCCTCGACGGCATCGCGATCGAAGCGGTCGAACACAGTCATGCGGCTGCCGCACGCGCGGTCGAGCTCGGTGCGGCTGGCAAAGTCGCCGCGCTCATGAAAGGCAGCTTGCATACCGACGAATTGCTCGCCGCCGTGGTCGCTCCGGCATCGGGGTTGCGTACCGCGCGCCGCATCAGCCACGTCTATGCGATGGACATCCCCGCCTATTCGAAGCCGCTCGTCGTCACCGATGCCGCGATCAACATCGCGCCGACGCTCGAACACAAGCGCGACATCTGCCAGAACGCGATCGATTTCCTGCGCGTGATGGGCGTCGACGAACCGCACGTCGCTGCGCTCGCCGCCGTGGAAACCGTCAACGCCAACATGCCGTCGACGCTCGATGCGGCGGCGCTCACCGTGATGGCCGCGCGCGGACAAATCACGGGCGGCCTCGTCGACGGTCCGCTCGCCTTCGACAACGCCGTGAGCCTCGCTGCGGCGAAGACCAAAGGCATCGTCTCGCCGGTCGCGGGCCAGGCGGACATCCTGCTCGTGCCCGATCTCGAAGCGGGCAACATGCTCGCCAAGCAGTTGATGCTCTTCGCGGGCGCAGACGCCGCCGGGCTCGTGCTCGGCGCCCGCCTGCCGATCATTCTGACGAGCCGCGCCGATTCGCTGCGCGTGCGGCTCGCATCCGCCGCGCTCGCGAAGCTGGTCGCCGAACGCACCAGTCAAGGCGCTTTCCGATCATGA
- a CDS encoding acetate/propionate family kinase, with product MSDPLLLTLNPGSSTIKFGLFRVTGQEPVRIGTGKIDFRLNPLALDLSNGGETVRVPLNAPVTEDLHEVIDETLNWFAAHFSLKDFVSVGHRVVHGGDRFAGPVAIDDQAIAAIDALVPLAPLHQPQSLRLIRAIRALRPHLLQSASFDTAFHRSQADVVQRFAIPSRFFDEGIKRYGFHGLSYQFIASQLAQLFPTLAKGKAVVAHLGSGASLCALDAGVSRDSSMGFSTLDGIPMATRCGALDAGVVLHLLEQRGRSLSEVEDILYHQSGLLGVSGLSADSRELLASPLPQAREALDLFAFRIAGEVARLATTLGGLDALVFTAGIGEHQPEIRAAVCERLAWLGIELDAQSNAGNARVISSAASRATVLVLPTDEEQVIAREALSTFRTLHREEHST from the coding sequence ATGAGCGATCCGCTGCTGCTGACTCTCAATCCGGGCTCTTCGACGATCAAGTTCGGTTTGTTCCGCGTGACGGGGCAAGAACCTGTGCGCATCGGGACCGGCAAGATCGATTTTCGCCTCAATCCGCTCGCGCTCGACCTTTCCAACGGCGGCGAGACGGTCAGGGTTCCGCTCAACGCGCCCGTCACCGAAGATCTGCACGAGGTGATCGACGAAACCCTCAACTGGTTCGCCGCGCATTTTTCGTTGAAGGACTTCGTATCGGTCGGACATCGCGTGGTGCATGGCGGCGACCGATTCGCGGGGCCCGTCGCCATCGACGATCAAGCCATCGCGGCCATCGATGCGCTCGTTCCGCTAGCCCCGCTGCACCAGCCGCAAAGCCTGCGGCTCATTCGCGCGATTCGCGCGCTGCGGCCACATTTGCTGCAGTCGGCGTCGTTCGATACCGCGTTTCATCGCAGCCAGGCCGATGTCGTCCAGCGCTTCGCGATTCCCAGCCGCTTTTTTGACGAGGGCATCAAGCGCTACGGCTTTCACGGCCTGTCCTATCAGTTCATTGCTTCGCAGCTTGCCCAGCTGTTCCCCACGCTCGCAAAAGGCAAGGCCGTCGTCGCGCACCTCGGCAGCGGCGCGAGCCTGTGCGCGCTCGATGCGGGCGTCAGCCGCGACAGCAGCATGGGGTTCTCGACGCTCGACGGCATCCCCATGGCAACGCGATGCGGCGCGCTCGATGCGGGCGTCGTGCTGCACCTTCTCGAACAGCGAGGACGCAGCCTCTCGGAGGTCGAGGACATCCTGTATCACCAATCCGGTTTGCTGGGCGTCTCGGGCCTCAGCGCGGACAGCCGGGAATTGCTGGCAAGTCCGCTGCCGCAAGCACGCGAAGCGCTCGACCTGTTCGCCTTTCGCATCGCAGGCGAAGTCGCCCGGCTGGCGACGACGCTCGGCGGGCTCGACGCGCTGGTCTTTACGGCCGGCATCGGCGAACACCAGCCTGAAATCCGCGCGGCGGTCTGCGAGCGCCTCGCGTGGCTGGGTATCGAACTCGATGCGCAATCGAACGCCGGCAACGCGCGCGTGATCAGCAGCGCCGCGAGCCGCGCGACCGTTCTCGTCCTTCCCACCGACGAAGAGCAAGTGATCGCGCGCGAGGCCCTCTCCACTTTTCGCACCCTGCATCGCGAGGAACACTCCACATGA
- the fabI gene encoding enoyl-ACP reductase FabI — protein MDLAGKRGLVIGIANQDSIATGCARHFRDAGAELAVTYLNERAEPFVRPVAEALEAPIVLPCDVTRPGELEAVFARIAEDWGRLDFLLHSIAFAPREDLHASLVDCSADGFSLAMNVSCHSFIRMAKLALPLMSAGGSLMTVSFYGAERVVSNYNVMGPVKAALESSVRYLAADLAARNIHVHAISTGPVKTRAASGIEHFDALLDDVRERTPAHHLVTIDEIGRVAALLASDAGRTLTGSTVYADAGFHAVA, from the coding sequence ATCGATCTCGCAGGCAAACGCGGCCTGGTCATCGGCATCGCCAATCAGGACAGCATCGCCACCGGTTGCGCACGGCACTTTCGCGACGCCGGCGCCGAGCTTGCCGTCACCTACCTGAACGAGCGCGCGGAACCGTTCGTGCGGCCGGTCGCCGAGGCGCTCGAAGCGCCCATCGTGCTGCCTTGCGACGTCACCCGCCCCGGCGAGCTCGAAGCCGTATTCGCGCGCATCGCTGAAGATTGGGGGCGCCTCGACTTCCTTCTCCACTCGATCGCCTTCGCGCCCCGCGAGGATTTGCATGCGAGTCTCGTCGACTGTTCGGCAGACGGGTTTTCACTGGCGATGAACGTGTCGTGCCATTCGTTCATCCGCATGGCGAAGCTCGCGCTGCCGCTAATGAGCGCGGGCGGCAGCCTGATGACGGTGAGCTTTTACGGGGCCGAGCGCGTCGTGTCGAATTACAACGTGATGGGTCCCGTCAAGGCCGCACTCGAATCGAGCGTGCGATATCTGGCCGCCGATCTCGCCGCACGCAACATTCACGTTCACGCGATCTCGACGGGTCCCGTCAAGACACGCGCGGCCTCGGGCATCGAGCATTTCGACGCGTTGCTCGACGACGTGCGCGAACGCACGCCGGCGCATCACCTCGTCACGATCGATGAGATCGGACGTGTCGCCGCACTGCTTGCCAGCGATGCCGGGCGCACGCTCACCGGCTCGACGGTCTATGCCGACGCGGGATTTCACGCCGTCGCATGA
- the hcp gene encoding hydroxylamine reductase, whose amino-acid sequence MFCYQCEQTDRTGVQPGCASAKGNCGKDATTADLQDLLVYALKGVAQYNRLARDLNTASREAERFILYGMFTTLTNVNFNAGRFVPLLQEAANIRDQVREACEHASGGQGKVACVLDGPAAWQPASDLNGLLAQAREVGIKAGIENVGEDIIGLRALIIYGLKGVCAYAHHARMLGKERDDVYAGIEQALDFLATDPVDVEALLAQALNLGSLNLQVMEMLDDANTGRFGAQQPTPVRVSPVKGKAILVSGHDLGDLQALLEQTAGTGIQIYTHGEMLPAHAYPVLKAYPHLAGNYGGAWQDQQTDFANFPGPILMTSNCIIEPRPQYRQRIFTTGPVGWPGVRHLENHDFSILIQAAQALPGFKEDAPEKTITIGFGRHAVLGVADQVIDAVKSGAIRHFFLIGGCDGAAPGRNYYTEFAEKAPQDTVVMTLGCNKYRFNQHEFGDIGGIPRLLDLGQCNDAYSAIRIATALAQAFECGVNDLPLSLVISWFEQKAAAVLLTLLALNIKNIRLGPTLPAFLTPNLLNVLVEKFGIQPIGDAQADLDAALSRKVA is encoded by the coding sequence GTGTTTTGCTACCAATGTGAACAAACCGATCGGACCGGCGTACAGCCGGGCTGCGCCTCCGCAAAAGGCAATTGCGGCAAGGACGCGACAACGGCCGATCTTCAGGATTTGCTTGTCTATGCACTCAAGGGCGTCGCTCAATACAATCGGCTCGCGCGTGACTTGAATACGGCAAGCCGCGAAGCCGAAAGATTCATTCTCTACGGCATGTTCACGACGCTGACCAATGTGAACTTCAACGCCGGCCGTTTCGTTCCCCTGTTGCAGGAAGCCGCCAACATTCGCGACCAAGTCCGCGAGGCTTGTGAACACGCCTCCGGCGGTCAGGGCAAGGTCGCCTGCGTCTTGGACGGACCCGCGGCATGGCAGCCCGCATCCGACCTCAACGGGCTGCTGGCACAAGCGCGTGAGGTCGGCATCAAGGCGGGCATCGAAAACGTGGGCGAGGACATCATTGGCTTGCGCGCGCTGATCATCTACGGCTTGAAAGGCGTTTGCGCCTACGCCCACCATGCGCGGATGCTGGGCAAAGAGCGCGACGACGTCTATGCCGGTATCGAGCAGGCGTTGGATTTTCTCGCGACGGACCCGGTCGATGTCGAAGCCCTGCTCGCACAGGCACTGAATCTCGGCTCCCTCAATCTCCAAGTCATGGAGATGCTCGACGACGCCAATACCGGCAGATTCGGCGCTCAGCAACCCACACCGGTGCGCGTCAGCCCGGTCAAGGGCAAAGCGATTCTGGTTTCGGGCCACGATCTGGGCGACCTGCAGGCGCTGCTCGAACAAACCGCCGGCACGGGCATCCAGATCTATACGCACGGAGAAATGTTGCCGGCGCATGCTTATCCGGTGCTCAAGGCCTATCCGCACCTCGCCGGCAATTACGGCGGCGCATGGCAGGATCAGCAAACTGACTTTGCGAATTTCCCCGGCCCTATCCTGATGACGTCCAATTGCATCATCGAGCCGAGGCCGCAATATCGCCAACGCATCTTCACGACCGGGCCGGTCGGCTGGCCAGGCGTGCGTCACTTGGAAAACCATGATTTCTCGATCCTGATTCAGGCGGCACAGGCGCTGCCTGGATTCAAGGAAGACGCCCCGGAGAAAACGATCACAATCGGATTCGGCCGCCATGCCGTCCTTGGCGTCGCCGACCAAGTCATCGACGCGGTCAAGTCCGGCGCGATCCGCCATTTCTTCCTGATCGGCGGCTGCGACGGCGCGGCGCCGGGCCGCAACTACTACACCGAATTCGCCGAAAAGGCCCCGCAAGATACGGTGGTCATGACGTTGGGCTGCAACAAGTACCGGTTCAATCAGCATGAATTCGGCGACATCGGCGGCATCCCGCGCCTGCTCGATCTCGGACAATGCAACGACGCGTATTCCGCCATCCGGATCGCCACCGCGCTCGCGCAAGCGTTCGAGTGCGGGGTGAACGACTTGCCGCTTTCCCTCGTGATTTCCTGGTTCGAGCAAAAGGCTGCGGCGGTGCTCCTGACTCTGCTCGCCTTGAATATCAAGAACATCCGCCTGGGTCCGACACTGCCGGCATTCCTGACGCCTAACCTGCTCAACGTGCTCGTCGAGAAATTCGGCATTCAGCCCATCGGTGACGCGCAAGCGGATCTCGACGCGGCGCTGTCGAGAAAGGTCGCCTGA
- a CDS encoding 2Fe-2S iron-sulfur cluster-binding protein, giving the protein MTFRIQLTTRDSQHLSFDCAPDQDLLTAAAEADITLPSQCRQGSCGACHASVSSGDYTVGRHNPDALPAHSPNGILMCRTTPCSDLGIDLPYDHAKILFHPVPRRVAEIVALEPLAENTVRLELRLEADADNGNAAEFEPGQFMELEVPGSEARRAYSLANTSNWEGKLEFLIRLQPNGVFSTFLRERATPGGRLMVRGAMGGFGIQEGSLRPRWFVAGGTGVSPMLSMLRRMAEYQELQEARLFFGVNRESELFALDDIEQIKRELPQLEVELCVWRPEATWNGFTGTPADALRHALAEAPVQPDLYVCGPPMLIRACEDAATEAGLPSEQFVSERFLPPGQTET; this is encoded by the coding sequence ATGACCTTTCGTATCCAACTCACCACGCGGGACAGTCAGCATTTGAGCTTCGACTGCGCACCCGATCAAGACCTCCTTACCGCCGCCGCTGAGGCCGACATCACACTCCCCTCGCAATGCCGGCAAGGCAGTTGCGGTGCCTGTCATGCAAGCGTGTCCAGCGGCGACTATACGGTGGGCCGGCACAATCCCGACGCGCTGCCGGCCCACTCGCCCAACGGCATTCTGATGTGCCGGACCACCCCGTGCAGCGACCTCGGCATCGACCTGCCCTACGATCACGCAAAGATCCTTTTTCATCCCGTGCCTCGCCGCGTTGCCGAGATCGTCGCACTCGAACCCCTCGCCGAGAACACCGTCAGACTCGAACTCCGACTGGAAGCCGACGCCGACAACGGTAACGCTGCGGAATTCGAACCGGGCCAATTCATGGAATTGGAAGTGCCCGGCAGCGAGGCGCGCAGAGCCTATTCGTTGGCCAATACAAGCAATTGGGAAGGCAAGCTCGAATTCTTGATTCGTCTCCAGCCGAACGGCGTTTTTTCGACTTTCCTGCGCGAGCGCGCTACGCCGGGCGGCCGGCTCATGGTGCGCGGCGCGATGGGCGGATTCGGCATCCAGGAAGGCAGTTTGCGTCCTCGCTGGTTCGTGGCCGGCGGCACGGGCGTCTCGCCGATGCTGTCGATGCTGCGCCGGATGGCCGAATATCAGGAGTTGCAGGAGGCGCGCCTTTTTTTCGGCGTCAATCGGGAAAGCGAGCTTTTCGCACTGGATGACATCGAGCAAATCAAACGCGAGCTGCCGCAACTGGAGGTCGAGCTGTGCGTTTGGCGGCCGGAAGCGACATGGAACGGGTTCACCGGCACGCCGGCCGATGCTTTGCGTCATGCGTTGGCTGAGGCGCCTGTTCAACCCGATCTCTATGTCTGCGGGCCTCCGATGCTGATTCGAGCCTGCGAAGACGCGGCAACAGAAGCTGGCCTGCCCTCCGAGCAGTTCGTTTCCGAACGGTTTCTTCCTCCGGGCCAAACCGAAACCTGA
- a CDS encoding sensor histidine kinase has product MNEVPKTSIAHAIQDELERQNAALREDREQLQRLVAQRTENLSLMSFALSQVREAVYLIAEDARFVYVNEEACRALGYSLDELLQMTVMDIDPGWDKQRWDESWRELRGPGPHVIESTHRRKDGSTFPVEIRANYFEYRDKRYDLALVSDVTERRDAQDRLHASEQAFRAVVEHAPDYIARYDLGFRRVYVNPALLALMQLPSSEVLGTTPLELSSFVDAEQYLAWLRQVAETGREVTDEVRLRDASGQIRWGHMRIVPEFAPDGSVAGILAISRDIDELKRSEQLFRTLAENFPDVIARFDSECRHIYANPAVARAFGVPQEAFVGKRPSEVAPATVQGQNERLEAGIRRAFAEGRWNEDEARWQTVHGLRIFEIRHIPEQDAEGKVVSVLGVARDITRLRAIEQEARDSERAFRTLAENAPDPIIRYDRDCRRTYVNPEFERVTGMRAGDLLGEQAGHQVPGAPAVVVEGFRAQVRDIFDTGVAAKLEVVWARDGQPQCWSVHAVPEYGADGGIQSVLTVWRDITERKEGEQRLRESYELLRELASRRETAREEERKRIARELHDELGQHLTALRLGASAVRMQFGHDNPALAEHMQTMLALTDETMQVVRDVVASLRPAVLDAGIGAALEWLAAEFSRNARMPCRLCAPQTGVVLSEERATALFRIVQEALTNVARHADATEVCITLERRGGDCFLEVRDDGRGFDPDATHRKSFGLAGMKERVLMLGGEIAVVSSPNRGTAINVRVPVAVPL; this is encoded by the coding sequence ATGAACGAAGTCCCGAAGACATCGATAGCGCACGCTATCCAGGACGAGCTGGAGCGCCAGAATGCTGCGCTGCGGGAAGACCGCGAGCAGCTCCAGCGGCTCGTCGCGCAGCGCACGGAAAACCTGAGCCTGATGAGCTTCGCGCTCAGCCAGGTACGCGAGGCCGTCTACCTGATCGCCGAGGACGCGCGCTTCGTCTACGTGAACGAGGAAGCGTGCCGCGCGCTCGGCTACAGCCTCGACGAGCTGCTGCAGATGACCGTCATGGATATCGACCCTGGCTGGGACAAGCAACGATGGGACGAATCCTGGCGCGAGCTGCGCGGCCCGGGCCCGCATGTCATCGAGAGCACGCATCGCCGCAAGGACGGCAGCACGTTTCCCGTTGAAATCCGCGCCAACTACTTCGAATACCGCGACAAGCGATACGATCTCGCGCTCGTCTCCGACGTCACGGAGCGCCGCGATGCGCAGGACCGCCTGCACGCGAGCGAACAGGCGTTTCGCGCGGTCGTCGAGCATGCCCCCGACTACATCGCCCGCTACGACCTCGGGTTCCGCCGCGTCTACGTCAATCCAGCGCTGCTCGCGCTGATGCAGTTGCCGTCGAGCGAAGTGCTCGGCACCACGCCTTTGGAGCTGTCGTCGTTCGTCGATGCGGAGCAATACCTCGCGTGGCTGCGCCAGGTGGCCGAAACCGGTCGAGAAGTCACCGACGAAGTGCGCTTGCGCGATGCGTCGGGCCAGATCCGCTGGGGACACATGCGGATCGTTCCCGAGTTCGCGCCGGACGGCAGCGTCGCCGGCATACTCGCGATCAGCCGCGACATTGACGAGTTGAAGCGCAGCGAGCAACTGTTTCGCACGCTCGCGGAGAACTTCCCGGACGTCATCGCGCGCTTTGACAGCGAGTGCCGGCACATCTACGCCAATCCCGCTGTCGCTCGTGCGTTCGGCGTGCCGCAGGAGGCGTTCGTCGGCAAGCGGCCAAGCGAGGTCGCGCCGGCGACCGTGCAAGGGCAAAACGAGCGTCTCGAAGCGGGCATCCGGCGCGCGTTCGCCGAAGGGCGATGGAACGAGGACGAAGCGCGCTGGCAAACGGTGCACGGCTTGCGCATCTTCGAGATCCGCCATATTCCGGAACAAGATGCCGAGGGCAAGGTCGTGAGCGTGCTGGGCGTCGCGCGCGACATCACGCGCTTGCGTGCGATCGAGCAGGAGGCGCGCGACAGCGAGCGCGCGTTCCGCACGCTCGCCGAGAACGCGCCGGACCCGATCATTCGCTACGACCGCGACTGCCGGCGCACCTACGTGAATCCGGAGTTCGAGCGCGTAACCGGAATGCGCGCCGGCGACTTGCTCGGCGAGCAGGCCGGTCACCAGGTGCCGGGCGCGCCGGCCGTGGTGGTGGAGGGCTTTCGGGCACAGGTGAGGGACATTTTCGATACCGGGGTCGCGGCGAAGCTCGAGGTCGTTTGGGCGCGCGATGGGCAGCCGCAGTGCTGGTCCGTGCACGCGGTTCCCGAGTACGGCGCCGACGGCGGGATTCAGAGCGTGCTGACCGTGTGGCGCGATATCACCGAGCGCAAGGAGGGCGAGCAGCGCCTGCGCGAGTCGTATGAGTTGCTGCGGGAATTGGCGTCGCGTCGCGAAACGGCGCGTGAGGAGGAGAGAAAGCGCATCGCGCGGGAGCTGCATGACGAACTGGGCCAGCATTTGACCGCGCTGCGCTTGGGAGCGTCGGCCGTGCGCATGCAGTTCGGCCACGACAATCCGGCGCTGGCCGAACATATGCAGACGATGCTCGCGCTGACTGACGAAACCATGCAGGTCGTGCGCGACGTGGTCGCGTCGCTGCGTCCCGCCGTGCTCGACGCGGGCATCGGGGCGGCGCTCGAATGGCTCGCCGCGGAGTTTTCGCGCAATGCGCGCATGCCGTGCCGCTTGTGCGCGCCGCAGACAGGCGTCGTGCTTTCGGAGGAGCGCGCCACGGCGCTCTTTCGCATCGTGCAAGAGGCGCTGACCAACGTCGCGAGGCACGCCGACGCGACCGAGGTTTGCATCACGCTCGAACGCAGAGGCGGCGACTGCTTCCTCGAAGTGCGCGACGACGGCCGCGGCTTCGATCCTGACGCGACCCATCGAAAGTCGTTCGGGCTCGCCGGCATGAAGGAGCGGGTGCTGATGCTCGGCGGGGAGATCGCGGTCGTCAGTTCGCCGAATCGGGGCACGGCGATCAACGTGCGGGTGCCGGTGGCCGTGCCGCTTTGA
- a CDS encoding flagellar transcriptional regulator FlhD, with product MNFGDTLDSIREINFLYLSVAQRLLQADRAAGIACFGLSPEAADVIGALTLAQLTRLSASSQILCAFGQRSCAILAMLAHDGRNARDISGPAEVAANVPLPVAS from the coding sequence ATGAACTTCGGCGATACGCTTGATTCGATTCGCGAGATCAATTTCTTGTACTTGTCGGTGGCGCAGCGGCTGCTGCAAGCGGACAGGGCAGCGGGAATCGCGTGCTTCGGGCTATCGCCGGAGGCAGCGGACGTGATCGGCGCGCTGACGCTGGCCCAGCTCACGCGGCTCTCGGCTTCGTCGCAGATCCTTTGCGCTTTCGGGCAGCGCAGTTGCGCGATCCTCGCGATGCTCGCGCATGATGGCCGCAACGCTCGCGATATCAGCGGGCCAGCGGAAGTGGCGGCGAACGTACCGCTGCCCGTCGCATCCTGA